Sequence from the Candidatus Hydrogenedentota bacterium genome:
GTGGCGGCGGACGCGGTCATTATCACGCTGCAATGTGAATATTACGCCCTGGAGGGACTGAGCGAATTGCTGCAGACGATTTTGCGTGTGCGCGACAACCTGAATCCCGGCCTGCGCATCCTCGGCGTGCTGCTCACGATGTATCAGCACACGAAACTGGCGCGCCAGGTTGTGGACGACGTTCGCGAGCACTTGGGCGACAAGGTGTTTCAAACCGTCATTCCGCGAAACGTAA
This genomic interval carries:
- a CDS encoding ParA family protein, producing VAADAVIITLQCEYYALEGLSELLQTILRVRDNLNPGLRILGVLLTMYQHTKLARQVVDDVREHLGDKVFQTVIPRNVTLSEAPGFGQPVIYYDVQSSGAKAYLALAREVIARG